The Pseudomonas iranensis genome includes a window with the following:
- a CDS encoding ABC transporter substrate-binding protein, protein MKSNKTLLTTLLSMGLLASAGATQAAGWCESGKPVKFAGLNWESGMLLTDVMQVVLEKGYGCKTDSLPGNSITMENALSSNDIQVFAEEWVGRSEVWNKAEKAGKVVGVGAPVVGAVEGWYVPRYVIEGDAKRKLEAKAPDLKNIADLGKYSAVFKDAEEPSKGRFYNCPAGWTCELDNSEMLKSYGLENSYTNFRPGTGPALDAAVLSSYKRGEPILFYYWSPTPLMGQIDAVKLEEKPGVDKTVSIKVGLSKTFHDEAPELVAVLEKVNLPIDLLNQNLGRMAKERIESAKLAKIFLKEHPEVWHAWVSDDAAKKIDAAL, encoded by the coding sequence ATGAAATCGAACAAGACCCTGCTGACCACATTGCTGTCCATGGGCCTGTTGGCCAGTGCCGGTGCGACCCAAGCCGCCGGCTGGTGCGAATCGGGCAAACCAGTGAAATTCGCTGGCCTGAACTGGGAAAGCGGCATGCTCCTGACCGACGTTATGCAAGTGGTGCTGGAGAAAGGTTACGGCTGCAAGACCGACAGCCTGCCGGGCAATTCCATCACCATGGAAAACGCTCTGAGCAGCAACGATATTCAAGTGTTCGCCGAAGAGTGGGTCGGCCGCAGCGAGGTCTGGAACAAGGCCGAGAAGGCCGGCAAGGTCGTCGGTGTCGGCGCACCGGTGGTGGGCGCGGTCGAAGGCTGGTACGTGCCGCGTTACGTGATCGAAGGCGACGCCAAGCGCAAGCTCGAGGCGAAAGCCCCGGACCTGAAAAACATCGCTGATCTGGGCAAGTATTCCGCCGTGTTCAAGGATGCCGAAGAGCCGTCCAAGGGCCGCTTCTATAACTGCCCCGCCGGCTGGACCTGCGAGCTCGACAACAGCGAAATGCTCAAGAGCTACGGCTTGGAAAACAGCTACACCAACTTCCGCCCGGGCACAGGACCTGCGCTGGATGCGGCAGTGCTGTCGAGCTACAAGCGCGGCGAGCCGATCCTCTTCTATTACTGGTCGCCGACCCCGCTGATGGGCCAGATCGATGCGGTCAAACTCGAAGAGAAGCCCGGCGTCGACAAGACCGTCAGCATCAAGGTCGGCCTGTCGAAAACCTTCCACGACGAAGCTCCGGAACTGGTCGCCGTGCTGGAAAAGGTCAACCTGCCGATCGACCTGCTCAATCAGAACCTCGGGCGCATGGCCAAGGAACGTATCGAGTCGGCAAAACTGGCGAAAATCTTCCTCAAGGAACATCCTGAAGTCTGGCACGCATGGGTGAGCGACGACGCAGCCAAGAAAATCGACGCGGCCTTGTAG